In Populus trichocarpa isolate Nisqually-1 chromosome 16, P.trichocarpa_v4.1, whole genome shotgun sequence, a genomic segment contains:
- the LOC7486480 gene encoding uncharacterized protein LOC7486480 — translation MGGERKRILVGLMVAMILGIAVYFRLWTIDYAISSDDTELIRRQFDLANREALDESAEWRMKYDEEVERSAKCDKQLIEIKQKVEDAASINQQLVMLQKENMALVGRMEVLKRELEATKLKCRSKIDR, via the exons ATGGGAGGTGAAAGGAAGAGGATATTGGTGGGTCTTATGGTGGCAATGATTTTGGGAATTGCAGTATACTTCAGGCTTTGGACAATTGACTATGCTATCTCCTCTGATGACACTGAGTTGATaag AAGACAGTTTGATCTTGCCAATAGGGAAGCATTGGATGAATCTGCAGAGTGGAGGATGAAATATGATGAAGAGGTAGAGAGATCTGCCAAGTGTGATAAGCAATTGATAGAG ATAAAGCAGAAAGTGGAGGATGCTGCAAGTATTAACCAACAATTGGTAATGCTACAGAAG GAAAACATGGCCCTGGTTGGAAGGATGGAAGTCTTAAAAAGAGAGCTGGAGGCTACAAAGTTAAAGTGTCGCTCAAAAATAGACAGGTGA